The Rhodococcus sp. B50 DNA window GCACTGGTTGCGCGCACACGACGTCGGGAAGGGCGACCACATCGCGGTCGTCACCGTCAACGACGCCACGGCGTTCGAACTGTACTGGGGTGCAGTGAGGTCGGGGGTGTACGTCACCTTCGTCAACACGCACCTCGCTCCGGTCGAGGCCGCGTACATCGTCGACGACTGCGACGCGAAGGTGCTCGTGGTCTCGTCACCCCTCGCCGACCTCGCCGAGGCGATCGTGCCGCTCACCCCGAAGGTGGCGCACCGCGTCGCATTCGGGGGAGTCGTGCCCGGACACATGGTGTACGAGGAGGAGGTGGCGGGTCTTCCGATCACTCCGATGGCGGACGAGCCTCGCGGCAGCGACATGCTGTACTCCTCGGGCACGACCGGCCGCCCCAAGGGCATCAAGCCGGCTCTCTCCGGGGCTCAGGTCGGTGACGAGCCCGGTCCTCCTCTCCTGAAACAAGTGCGCCGGTTCGGTTTCGACGAGAACACCGTGTACCTGTCTCCGGCGCCGATCTACCACGCCGCGCCCTTGCGGTACGGCGTGTCGACGCAGGCGCTCGGCGGCACGGTCGTGCTCATGGACCGGTTCGATCCCGAGCGCAGCCTCGAGTGCATCGAGCGCTACCGCGTGACCCACAGCCAATGGGTGCCCACGCATTTCGTGCGCCTGCTGAAACTGCCGCGCGAGGTCCGGGAGCGCTACGACCTGTCGTCGATGCGGTGTGCGCTGCATTCGGCCGCGCCGTGCCCGGTCGAAGTCAAGCAGGAACTCATGCGGTGGTGGGGCGAGATCGTCTACGAGTACTACTCGGCGACCGAGGCGATCGGTAACACCCTCGTCACGCCGCAGGAGTGGCTCGACAAGCCCGGCACGGTCGGGAAGACCGGCGGCCCGGGCACTCTCGGCCTTGCGCGGATCTGCGACGAGCGGGGAAGTCGGTTGCCTGCCGGGCAGACCGGAACCGTCTACTTCGAGCGGGACGACTTCTCGTTCGAGTACCACAAGGATCCGGAGAAGACGGCGTCCACCCGGCATCCCTTCGAGGGGAACTGGTTCACCACCGGCGACATCGGATATCTCGACGAGGACGACTATCTGTTCCTCACCGGGCGCGACAAGTTCACGATCATCTCTGGTGGGGTGAACATCTATCCGCAGGAAATCGAGAACGTCCTCGCGTTGCACCCATCGATCGCCGACGTTGCGGTGGTCGGTGTGCCGGATGCGGACCGCGGTGAACGTGTCGAAGCGTTCGTGCAGCTCGTCCCTGAGGTGGACGGATCCGACGAGCTCGAGGACGACATCATCGAGTTCTGCCGAGAACACCTCTCGCGTTTCAAGTGCCCCCGGCACGTGCGGTTCGTCGACGAACTTCCGCGCACGCCGACGGGCAAGATGGTCAAGGGTCGGCTCGGTGAGCTGATCGCGCAGTACGCCGATTCGGGAGCGTTGTCGTGAGAGTGCTGTCGCCGAAACAGCGCATCTTCATCGAGGCGGGCCGGAAGGAGTTCGTGCGCAACGGATACGGCTCGTCGTCGATCCGGACGATCGCGCAGGAGGCAGGCGTGAGCCTGTCCGCGCTGTACTACCACTACAAGAACAAACAGGATCTGCTGCTGGCGATCCTGCTCGACGGCGTCGACACCTACGACGCGGTCTGCGACGCCGAACTCGCCCGCGTCGGCGACCATCCGGTCGAGCAGATCCGCGCGTTCGTCAAGGGAAACGTCATCTTCCGCACGCAGTTCCCAGAGCAGGGGCGGATGATCGCCACCGAGGTGCGCAACCTCGAACCCGAGGGTGCGCGCCTGTACGAGGAGCGCCGGCGTGCCGGCCGGCAGCGAATCCGCGACATCATCGATCGCGGTGTGGCACAAGGTGTCTTCACCACGAAGTATCCCGACGATTGCCGCCGATCGATTCTGGCGATGGTCTCTGCGATCGCCAACTGGTACGACCCTGCCGGACCGGACACCCCGGACGAGATCGCGGAACGTTACGCGGACCTGTCGCTGGCGCTGTTGTGTCCTACCGTCACCGGTGGAGAAGGAGATTCACGATGAGTGCACGACTCGTGCCGAGGGCGGGCACCCCCGACCCGGCACTGACCGAACTCCGTGCCGAGGTGCGGGCGTTCCTGAAGGAACAGATCGACGCGGGAGTGTTCACGCCGGGTATCGATACCTGGCTGACGCGATGGAACCCCGAGTTCACTCGGGCGCTGGCCGCCCGCGGCTGGGTCGGCATGACGATCCCTGTCGAATACGGCGGACACGGAAGAACTTTCATGGAGCGGTTCGTCGTCACCGAGGAGTTGCTCGCAGTGGGAGCGCCGGTCGCCGCTCAGTGGGTCGCCGACCGCCAGGCCGCTCCGTCGCTGCTGAAATACGGCACCGAGGAACAGAAACAGCGGTTCCTGCCGGGCATCGCGGCGGGTGAGATCTGCTGGGCCATCGGCATGTCCGAGCCGGACTCCGGATCCGACCTCGCCAGTGTGAAAACCAAGGCGACCCGGGTCGACGGCGGGTGGCGGATCTCCGGCACCAAGTTGTGGACGTCGGGAGCGCACCACGCCGACGCCTTCTTCGGCCTCGCCCGCTCGGCCCCGCTCGATCCGGCGCACCGCCACGACGGGCTGAGCCAGTTCATCGTTCTGCTCGACTCCCCGGGTGTGACGATCCGCCCGATCCTGTCGATGTCCGGCGACCACCACTTCAACGAGGTGCTGCTCGACGACGTCTTCGTCCCGGACGACCTGGTGCTCGGGCAGATCGGTGCCGGCTGGGAACAGGTGACGAGCGAACTCGGCTACGAGCGCAGCGGTCCCGAACGTTTCCTGTCGACCTTCGGGGTGCTCGAGTCCCTTGTGCACGGTGTCGTCGACGGCAGCGTCGAACCGGACACCCGTATCGGAGCGACCATCGGACGCATCGCGGGAATGCATCGCATGTCCACCGCGGTCTCCGAATCCCTCGAGCGTGGCGAGAACGCCGAGCTCGCGGCGTCGGTCGTGAAGGTGCTCGGCACGAAGACCGAGGGTGATCTCGCCGATCTCGCCGACGAGATCGCGGGATACACCGCGGCCGACGCACATCTGGCCGAGCTCGTCCGGGCAGGCGTCATGCAACGACCGGGTTTCACACTGCGCGGCGGCACGAGCGAAATCCTCCGCGGGGTCATCGCACGAGGATTGGGGATGAGATGAGCGGGCAGGACGCACTGCAGTCGACGGAACTGCGCGACTTCACACAGATGCTGTCCGAGGTGTTCACCTCGGGTGACGACCACCGCATCGGCGAGGTCGTCGAACTCGATCGCGCCCTGTGGTCCACCCTCACCGAACTCGGCCTCGATCGGCTGACCGGTTCGGAGGAGAGCGGTGGAAGCGGCGCGGGGTGGCGCGAGGCCGCTCTGCTGCTCGAAGCGACCGGCGGTGCGGCTGCTGCCGTGCCGGTCGCGGAGAACGACCTGCTCGCGGGGTGGTTGCTCGAGACCGTCGGGCTCGACGTCACGCCGGGTGTGCGTACCGCGGCAGTCCTCGACGCCGATGGCCGGGCACGTCACGTGCCGTGGGCCCGATTCGCGGACTCCATCGTCGTTCTGTGGGAGTCGCCGCAGGGATGGCAGGTCGCCGAGGTCGCGCGCGGCGACGTCGAACTCGTCGAGGCCGTGAATCTGGCGGCGGAGCCCCGCGACCATCTGCGTGTCGATCTGTCGGCGCTCTCCGGACGGGACGTTCCGGCAGGTGTCGCCGACGAGTTCCGCTACCGTGGTGCGCTCGCGCGGGCTCTCGCCTCCGCGGGCGCCATGGATCGGATCCTCGAGCTCGTCGTCGAACACACTACGGCGCGTGTGCAGTTCGGTCGCCCGCTGGGCAAGTTCCAGGCCGTGCAGGCACTCGTCGCCGACCTCGCCACCGAGGCCTCGCTCGCGCACGCTGCCGCCGATGCGGCGGTGGATGCCGTTCTCGCAGGAGGATTCGGGGACGCGTCGACGCGTTTCGCGATCGCTGCTGCGGCGTCGTGCGCAGGTCACGCGGCCTCGATCGTCGCCCGCAACGCGCATCAGGCACTCGGCGCAATCGGTTTCACGATGGAACACGAACTGCACCGACATGCCAACCGGATCCTGTCGTGGCGCAGCGAATTCGGCACCGTCTCATCCTGGGATGCCGAACTGCTCGCCGCGGCCGGTGAGGCCGGGGATGTGTGGGCCTTGATCA harbors:
- a CDS encoding acyl-CoA synthetase; translation: MYPGRHAAVAPDRPAVHEAATGRTLTYRELEDASVRFAHWLRAHDVGKGDHIAVVTVNDATAFELYWGAVRSGVYVTFVNTHLAPVEAAYIVDDCDAKVLVVSSPLADLAEAIVPLTPKVAHRVAFGGVVPGHMVYEEEVAGLPITPMADEPRGSDMLYSSGTTGRPKGIKPALSGAQVGDEPGPPLLKQVRRFGFDENTVYLSPAPIYHAAPLRYGVSTQALGGTVVLMDRFDPERSLECIERYRVTHSQWVPTHFVRLLKLPREVRERYDLSSMRCALHSAAPCPVEVKQELMRWWGEIVYEYYSATEAIGNTLVTPQEWLDKPGTVGKTGGPGTLGLARICDERGSRLPAGQTGTVYFERDDFSFEYHKDPEKTASTRHPFEGNWFTTGDIGYLDEDDYLFLTGRDKFTIISGGVNIYPQEIENVLALHPSIADVAVVGVPDADRGERVEAFVQLVPEVDGSDELEDDIIEFCREHLSRFKCPRHVRFVDELPRTPTGKMVKGRLGELIAQYADSGALS
- a CDS encoding TetR/AcrR family transcriptional regulator; protein product: MRVLSPKQRIFIEAGRKEFVRNGYGSSSIRTIAQEAGVSLSALYYHYKNKQDLLLAILLDGVDTYDAVCDAELARVGDHPVEQIRAFVKGNVIFRTQFPEQGRMIATEVRNLEPEGARLYEERRRAGRQRIRDIIDRGVAQGVFTTKYPDDCRRSILAMVSAIANWYDPAGPDTPDEIAERYADLSLALLCPTVTGGEGDSR
- a CDS encoding acyl-CoA dehydrogenase family protein — protein: MSARLVPRAGTPDPALTELRAEVRAFLKEQIDAGVFTPGIDTWLTRWNPEFTRALAARGWVGMTIPVEYGGHGRTFMERFVVTEELLAVGAPVAAQWVADRQAAPSLLKYGTEEQKQRFLPGIAAGEICWAIGMSEPDSGSDLASVKTKATRVDGGWRISGTKLWTSGAHHADAFFGLARSAPLDPAHRHDGLSQFIVLLDSPGVTIRPILSMSGDHHFNEVLLDDVFVPDDLVLGQIGAGWEQVTSELGYERSGPERFLSTFGVLESLVHGVVDGSVEPDTRIGATIGRIAGMHRMSTAVSESLERGENAELAASVVKVLGTKTEGDLADLADEIAGYTAADAHLAELVRAGVMQRPGFTLRGGTSEILRGVIARGLGMR
- a CDS encoding acyl-CoA dehydrogenase family protein, whose amino-acid sequence is MSGQDALQSTELRDFTQMLSEVFTSGDDHRIGEVVELDRALWSTLTELGLDRLTGSEESGGSGAGWREAALLLEATGGAAAAVPVAENDLLAGWLLETVGLDVTPGVRTAAVLDADGRARHVPWARFADSIVVLWESPQGWQVAEVARGDVELVEAVNLAAEPRDHLRVDLSALSGRDVPAGVADEFRYRGALARALASAGAMDRILELVVEHTTARVQFGRPLGKFQAVQALVADLATEASLAHAAADAAVDAVLAGGFGDASTRFAIAAAASCAGHAASIVARNAHQALGAIGFTMEHELHRHANRILSWRSEFGTVSSWDAELLAAAGEAGDVWALITGGPAR